From a single Anaerolineales bacterium genomic region:
- a CDS encoding copper oxidase, whose product MKKVRLFLITGLALVLSACAPAGAPNTIPMQDNIMTDATPTPGSMMAENPEAMHMMSPITAPNVEPAADTKGGQPLEYRVEDGVKVFELTTKAVRWEILDGVTITAYTYNGTVPGPMIRVTEGDQVRIVVRNELPHPTTIHWHGVEVPNAMDGVPGVTQDPILPGETFTYEFTAKPAGTFMYHSHYEGDIQVMAGLYAPFIIDPLEPEADPPAVDEVLMISEWLFTGGQTFAAMPMSGMEPNYFTINGKAFPDTEMITVKKGDRVRLRFIAIGQFIHPMHLHGVPFKIVATDGHPVPEAAQLTKDTVSVAPGERYDIEFIATETGQWMLHCHILHHTTNDNVEPGGLMLMIEVVE is encoded by the coding sequence ATGAAGAAAGTAAGGTTATTTTTGATTACGGGTTTGGCGTTGGTGCTGTCGGCGTGTGCGCCTGCCGGGGCGCCGAACACCATACCCATGCAGGACAATATCATGACGGACGCCACACCCACCCCTGGCAGCATGATGGCGGAGAATCCCGAAGCGATGCACATGATGTCACCAATCACTGCGCCGAACGTCGAACCTGCCGCCGATACCAAAGGCGGGCAGCCGCTCGAATATCGAGTGGAGGATGGTGTCAAGGTCTTCGAGCTGACAACCAAAGCCGTTCGATGGGAAATCCTGGATGGGGTGACGATCACAGCCTACACGTACAACGGAACCGTGCCCGGACCAATGATCCGCGTTACGGAGGGGGATCAGGTTCGGATTGTGGTCAGAAACGAGTTGCCGCATCCGACGACGATCCACTGGCATGGAGTCGAAGTCCCGAACGCGATGGACGGTGTGCCGGGCGTTACGCAGGATCCCATATTGCCGGGAGAGACATTTACTTACGAATTCACTGCCAAACCCGCAGGGACGTTCATGTATCACTCGCATTACGAAGGTGACATTCAGGTGATGGCGGGGCTGTACGCACCGTTCATCATCGACCCTCTGGAACCCGAAGCCGATCCGCCTGCCGTGGACGAGGTGTTGATGATCTCCGAGTGGCTTTTCACGGGCGGGCAGACATTTGCCGCCATGCCAATGAGCGGGATGGAGCCAAATTACTTCACGATCAACGGCAAGGCATTCCCCGATACGGAGATGATCACTGTGAAGAAGGGCGATCGCGTGCGATTGCGGTTCATCGCCATCGGGCAGTTCATCCATCCCATGCACCTGCACGGTGTCCCGTTCAAGATCGTGGCTACGGATGGACATCCCGTGCCTGAGGCGGCGCAATTGACGAAGGACACGGTCAGCGTCGCGCCCGGTGAACGCTACGACATCGAGTTCATCGCCACGGAGACGGGGCAATGGATGTTGCACTGCCACATCCTGCATCACACCACCAACGATAACGTCGAGCCTGGCGGTTTGATGTTGATGATCGAAGTCGTTGAATAA
- a CDS encoding SDR family oxidoreductase codes for MKIVVFGASRGVGLEVVKQALKAGHAVTAFVRSPEKLAVTHANLTVFKGDSMDAEAVEKAIAGQDAVISALGPTRPPVPHMMEISAKNIVAGMRKHGVRRLVSTTGAGVRQPEDQPKFIDHFIGFLLNLLAKDVVLDSAANVQAIRESDLDWTVVRYPRLMDGEHKGKYQVGYVSKSSGTQLSRADGADFVLKELTELKWLKKLPVASY; via the coding sequence ATGAAGATCGTAGTATTTGGTGCATCGCGTGGGGTTGGTTTGGAAGTAGTCAAGCAGGCATTGAAAGCAGGGCATGCTGTGACAGCCTTTGTGCGTTCCCCAGAGAAATTGGCTGTCACCCATGCCAACCTGACCGTATTCAAGGGTGACTCGATGGATGCTGAAGCTGTTGAGAAGGCGATTGCCGGGCAGGATGCTGTCATCAGCGCGCTGGGACCGACCCGACCGCCAGTCCCCCACATGATGGAAATTTCAGCCAAAAACATTGTTGCCGGGATGAGGAAACATGGTGTGCGCCGGCTGGTCTCCACGACTGGCGCAGGAGTACGGCAACCCGAAGATCAACCCAAATTTATTGATCACTTCATCGGATTTCTGCTCAATCTATTGGCAAAAGATGTGGTGCTGGATTCGGCTGCAAACGTGCAGGCGATTCGGGAGTCTGATTTGGATTGGACGGTAGTGAGGTATCCGCGCCTGATGGATGGCGAACACAAAGGTAAGTATCAGGTCGGGTATGTAAGCAAGAGTTCGGGTACGCAACTTTCCCGTGCCGATGGCGCAGACTTTGTCTTGAAGGAACTGACCGAACTGAAGTGGTTGAAGAAATTACCAGTGGCAAGTTATTGA
- a CDS encoding alpha/beta hydrolase gives MGTTANIMKPSMAQTNRLGKVMRTILISFEYILTALLVLALGLPIILLPLSTPVPPWIWIPLGITYIAVIILSFRIKPTWKGITAGIAGMLVISIMAVLISQALAFTPPITDANGNPLPNSIALLEKVNLNGSEQWISIRGKDINKPVLLFLAGGPGGSQLVTARRALGGLEEHFVVVNWEQPGAGKSFDAVDRQQLSPERYVSDGIALVNHLRERFGEEKVYLLGESWGSALGVWMVQRNPELFHALIGTGQMVAFLENDLMCYEFVLNLMKEQGNTAKLEQLQQQGPPPYYGNGVAMKEAAFLMETFNYMNADTNIADDGFNTFQDLAGSEYGLYDKVSWFRGALETMDVVYPQLWEVDFRVQATQLEVPVYFFLGRHDVNAPPVLAEEYFELLNAPHKELIWFERSGHNPWVTESALFVDAVVNEVLAETFASND, from the coding sequence ATGGGTACAACCGCTAATATCATGAAACCATCGATGGCGCAGACAAACCGACTCGGAAAAGTCATGCGGACGATTTTGATCTCGTTCGAATACATCTTGACCGCGCTCCTCGTCCTTGCGCTCGGACTCCCGATCATCCTGCTCCCGTTATCGACGCCTGTTCCACCCTGGATCTGGATCCCGCTCGGCATTACGTACATCGCGGTGATCATCCTGTCATTCCGCATCAAACCTACATGGAAAGGCATCACAGCGGGAATTGCGGGAATGCTCGTCATTTCCATTATGGCGGTCTTGATCTCGCAAGCTCTCGCATTCACGCCACCCATCACAGATGCAAACGGAAATCCTCTACCGAATTCGATTGCCTTGCTCGAAAAAGTGAACTTGAACGGAAGCGAGCAATGGATCTCCATTCGCGGAAAAGACATCAACAAGCCTGTATTACTCTTCCTCGCAGGCGGACCGGGCGGGAGTCAACTCGTCACGGCGCGGCGCGCGCTCGGCGGGTTGGAGGAGCATTTCGTGGTGGTCAACTGGGAACAGCCAGGGGCGGGAAAATCCTTCGACGCGGTAGACAGGCAACAGCTGAGTCCCGAACGGTACGTCTCAGATGGGATTGCGCTGGTTAATCATCTGCGCGAACGATTTGGTGAGGAGAAGGTCTATTTGTTGGGTGAGTCGTGGGGCAGCGCGTTGGGCGTGTGGATGGTCCAGCGGAACCCCGAATTGTTCCATGCGCTCATCGGTACGGGTCAAATGGTCGCGTTCTTGGAAAATGACCTGATGTGCTATGAGTTTGTTTTGAACTTAATGAAAGAACAAGGCAACACAGCAAAACTGGAGCAACTCCAACAGCAGGGACCGCCGCCCTATTACGGCAACGGTGTGGCGATGAAGGAAGCCGCCTTTTTGATGGAGACCTTCAACTACATGAACGCCGACACGAACATCGCGGATGATGGGTTCAATACGTTTCAAGACCTGGCTGGCTCGGAGTATGGCTTATACGACAAGGTGAGTTGGTTCCGCGGTGCCCTCGAAACAATGGATGTGGTGTACCCGCAACTTTGGGAAGTGGACTTCCGCGTGCAGGCGACACAACTCGAAGTACCTGTGTACTTTTTTCTCGGTCGGCATGACGTCAATGCGCCGCCTGTGCTGGCTGAAGAATATTTTGAATTGCTGAACGCGCCGCACAAGGAATTGATCTGGTTCGAGCGTTCGGGTCACAACCCGTGGGTCACTGAGTCGGCTTTGTTCGTGGATGCGGTGGTAAACGAAGTGCTCGCCGAAACATTTGCATCAAATGATTGA
- a CDS encoding flavodoxin domain-containing protein, whose product MSNKILVTYATRTGWTTGVAEAIGKTLAETGAQVDVIPMREVKDLSAYRAVVAGSAVNGGAWLPEAVQFVQAHQADLKRKPFAAFLVCMTLAMRNGGQYRSHVATWLDPVRKLVRPVSEGLFAGGLDVSQIPSFGDRLKFRLSVLFGAWQEGDHRDWNAIREWARNLRPLLI is encoded by the coding sequence ATGTCAAACAAGATTCTCGTTACATACGCCACTCGGACAGGCTGGACGACAGGGGTGGCAGAAGCCATCGGCAAGACCCTCGCTGAAACCGGCGCGCAGGTGGATGTGATTCCCATGCGCGAGGTAAAGGATCTTTCAGCGTATCGGGCTGTTGTGGCAGGGAGCGCGGTCAACGGAGGGGCGTGGCTTCCCGAAGCTGTGCAATTCGTCCAAGCACATCAAGCGGACTTGAAGCGTAAGCCTTTTGCCGCGTTCCTCGTGTGCATGACGTTAGCCATGCGGAATGGAGGACAGTACAGAAGCCACGTCGCGACCTGGCTGGATCCTGTCCGCAAGTTGGTGAGACCTGTAAGCGAAGGTCTCTTTGCGGGCGGTTTGGATGTAAGCCAGATTCCTTCGTTCGGTGACAGGCTGAAGTTCCGTTTGAGCGTTCTGTTCGGCGCATGGCAGGAAGGCGATCACCGCGACTGGAACGCCATCCGTGAATGGGCGCGAAATCTTCGTCCACTGTTGATATAA
- a CDS encoding TetR/AcrR family transcriptional regulator, with the protein MINAREQILQTTCALLEKQGYHGTGLNEIIKESGSPKGSLYYYFPEGKEQITAEAVLQSGKQTAERIRQGLTESSNAAKAVSDFILNIAEHVERSGFAAGSPLTAVAMETATTSTRINAACHEAYQMLKSAFHDKLIECGYSKTKADELATFIVSAIEGGIILSRTSHTADPLRLVAKQLKVLLAS; encoded by the coding sequence ATGATCAATGCCCGCGAACAAATCCTGCAAACCACCTGTGCCCTGCTGGAAAAGCAGGGCTATCACGGCACTGGTTTGAACGAGATCATCAAGGAAAGCGGTTCCCCAAAAGGATCGTTGTATTACTACTTTCCAGAGGGCAAGGAACAGATTACGGCAGAGGCGGTACTTCAATCCGGAAAACAAACTGCCGAACGGATTCGCCAGGGATTAACAGAGAGTTCCAACGCCGCCAAAGCAGTTTCTGACTTCATTCTGAACATTGCGGAACATGTCGAACGATCTGGTTTTGCGGCGGGCAGTCCTCTGACGGCTGTGGCGATGGAAACTGCGACCACCTCAACGCGGATCAACGCAGCCTGCCACGAAGCATACCAAATGTTGAAATCCGCCTTCCATGACAAGTTGATCGAATGCGGGTACTCAAAAACAAAAGCCGATGAATTGGCGACCTTTATTGTTTCTGCCATCGAAGGTGGGATCATCCTGAGTCGTACATCGCATACCGCCGACCCGCTGCGCCTGGTGGCAAAACAATTGAAGGTCTTGTTGGCTTCATAG
- a CDS encoding ubiquinol-cytochrome c reductase iron-sulfur subunit yields the protein MSHNQNFSRRDFIKTTTVIIGGCIGVAIGIPSIVYLLSPSLRETGNDSLIDLGPLENYPIGVPTRYDFTLTRVNGWERTATNYGLYVVRRNEEEARVFSDICTHLGCRVTWQPDQEHYISPCHDGHFDVLGNVISGPPPRPLDEFATEMENGNLFVILPPFKREG from the coding sequence ATGTCTCACAATCAGAACTTCAGCCGCCGCGACTTCATCAAGACAACCACCGTCATCATCGGTGGTTGTATAGGCGTTGCCATCGGAATCCCTTCCATCGTATACCTGCTCTCACCGTCCCTGCGCGAGACCGGGAACGATTCGCTGATTGACCTCGGTCCACTCGAGAACTATCCCATTGGTGTCCCCACCCGATACGATTTCACGCTGACCAGGGTCAACGGTTGGGAGCGCACCGCGACCAATTACGGCTTGTATGTCGTCCGAAGGAACGAAGAGGAAGCGCGTGTCTTTTCCGATATATGCACCCATCTTGGCTGCCGTGTGACGTGGCAGCCCGACCAGGAACATTACATCAGTCCCTGCCACGATGGACACTTCGATGTTTTGGGTAATGTGATCAGCGGACCGCCTCCGCGTCCGCTGGATGAATTCGCAACGGAAATGGAAAATGGAAATTTGTTCGTTATCCTCCCACCTTTCAAACGGGAGGGATGA
- a CDS encoding type II CAAX endopeptidase family protein produces MPTKSPNILVRYPLWSFFILTFALNIAVTVTQLYILKIPQTKPVAILQVLTPTISAVILSAMIGGWKEVLNLLSGFTRWRVHWFWYLAAFMMTGFPLLIAIVYILLGNPMRGINPDTTLWSLLGLLGFTFLSGPLSEEAGWRGFALPRLQRRFSALTSSLILGALWAAWHVPFYFEPNYAANGMPLPIFMVVVTALSILFAWIYNNSGGSLFLTMLAHFFFNFSSVFLVQQFGLLPPMLLYIGGGGLMLLLIVWVVIYFGPKHLSRKSQVELPFRAGVQEAV; encoded by the coding sequence ATGCCGACAAAATCCCCCAACATCCTCGTTCGTTATCCGCTCTGGTCGTTCTTCATCCTGACCTTCGCCCTGAACATCGCAGTCACCGTCACGCAACTCTACATCCTCAAGATTCCGCAGACCAAACCGGTCGCCATCCTGCAAGTGCTCACGCCGACCATCAGCGCCGTGATCCTCTCCGCCATGATCGGCGGATGGAAGGAAGTACTCAACCTACTCTCCGGCTTCACTCGCTGGCGGGTGCACTGGTTTTGGTATCTGGCGGCATTCATGATGACCGGCTTCCCCTTGCTCATTGCCATCGTTTACATTTTGCTCGGCAATCCGATGCGCGGCATCAACCCCGACACCACACTCTGGTCATTGCTGGGCTTGCTGGGATTCACCTTCCTCAGCGGACCGCTGAGCGAGGAAGCAGGCTGGCGCGGCTTTGCACTTCCACGCCTGCAAAGACGATTCAGTGCACTGACCTCCAGCCTGATCCTCGGCGCGTTGTGGGCAGCCTGGCACGTTCCGTTCTACTTCGAGCCGAACTACGCCGCCAATGGCATGCCGCTCCCGATTTTCATGGTCGTAGTGACTGCATTGTCCATCCTCTTCGCGTGGATTTACAACAACAGCGGCGGCAGTCTCTTCCTTACCATGCTGGCACACTTCTTTTTCAACTTCTCCAGCGTTTTCCTCGTCCAACAATTCGGGTTGTTGCCGCCCATGCTGCTCTACATCGGCGGCGGCGGATTGATGCTGTTGCTGATCGTGTGGGTTGTCATCTATTTTGGACCAAAACATCTTTCGAGGAAATCGCAAGTCGAATTGCCTTTTCGTGCGGGAGTGCAGGAAGCAGTTTGA
- a CDS encoding RNA polymerase sigma factor, with product MGVANTTSQPDETRLIQKASSGDLDAFNHLVLAHQDLVYHHAFALLKDRDSAEDAAQESFVKAFQHIAEFRGGSFRAWLLKIATNVAYDIFRQSHRCPVISLFPENDYGVENESPAWLAAPTASPEMKAEQNELTKELHRLLDELPRAFRSVIMLVDVYEFDYAEAAQTLGVPIGTVKSRLARARLQMQEKLRDSFRRSMNDQATKRNQYGYNR from the coding sequence ATGGGAGTTGCGAACACGACGTCCCAACCAGACGAAACACGGCTGATCCAAAAGGCTTCCAGCGGCGATCTGGATGCGTTCAACCACCTGGTATTGGCGCATCAGGATCTCGTCTATCACCACGCCTTCGCATTATTGAAAGATCGCGACTCTGCCGAGGACGCGGCGCAGGAGAGTTTTGTAAAGGCGTTTCAACATATTGCCGAGTTTCGCGGCGGGTCGTTCCGTGCCTGGTTATTGAAGATTGCGACCAACGTAGCATACGATATCTTCCGCCAATCACACCGCTGCCCGGTCATCTCCCTGTTCCCTGAAAATGATTATGGCGTGGAGAACGAGTCTCCCGCCTGGCTTGCCGCCCCCACTGCATCGCCGGAAATGAAAGCGGAGCAGAATGAGTTAACAAAGGAACTACATCGACTGTTGGATGAGTTGCCCCGCGCATTTCGCAGCGTCATCATGCTGGTGGATGTGTATGAGTTCGATTATGCCGAGGCGGCGCAAACGCTGGGCGTCCCCATTGGAACCGTCAAAAGCCGCTTGGCACGCGCCCGTCTTCAAATGCAGGAGAAACTTCGAGATTCATTCCGACGTTCAATGAACGATCAAGCAACAAAAAGGAACCAATATGGGTACAACCGCTAA
- a CDS encoding L,D-transpeptidase translates to MTRHPLTRRDFLKITALGAGALAFRPFEEILEFQQSELLGRVTVGKVDVYARPDGNEQIVGALYEDQVVPWIREVVGSMPGRINQRWVETPYGYVWGGNLQPVRNLPNSQVSTLPSTSLGPGLWVEVTVPYVDLILDNPPSRAPWLQYRESIGLPARFVYSQVVWVDQIRAEADGRVWYRFNERFGSGDLFWGPAEAFRPLTAEEIAPINPEAEEKKIVVDIDYQTLSCYEGKNEVYFARISSGALYDAWGNPVDAWATPVGEFPIWRKAISLPLSGGSTSAGWSLPAVGWVSLFVGSGVAIHSTYWHNNYGEPSSRGCVNASPEDAKWVFRWSQPLVSYDPGDVTVEMPGGTRVSVEKKEF, encoded by the coding sequence ATGACAAGACATCCACTCACTCGCCGTGATTTTCTAAAGATCACCGCATTGGGCGCCGGTGCACTTGCCTTTCGCCCTTTTGAGGAGATTCTTGAATTTCAGCAGTCGGAATTACTGGGGCGTGTTACGGTCGGCAAGGTGGATGTATATGCGCGCCCTGATGGGAACGAACAGATTGTTGGCGCTCTGTATGAAGATCAGGTCGTCCCCTGGATTCGGGAAGTGGTTGGAAGCATGCCCGGCAGGATCAATCAACGCTGGGTCGAGACTCCCTATGGTTATGTGTGGGGCGGAAACCTGCAACCCGTGCGTAACTTGCCGAATTCGCAAGTGTCCACTCTGCCAAGTACAAGTCTGGGTCCTGGCCTGTGGGTCGAAGTCACCGTTCCTTATGTAGACTTGATTCTCGATAACCCGCCATCGCGCGCGCCTTGGCTCCAATACCGGGAATCCATTGGTCTGCCGGCGCGGTTCGTCTATAGTCAGGTGGTCTGGGTGGATCAGATTCGCGCCGAAGCGGATGGAAGAGTCTGGTATCGGTTCAATGAACGCTTCGGATCGGGGGACCTGTTCTGGGGGCCGGCAGAGGCGTTTCGTCCACTAACTGCGGAGGAAATCGCTCCCATCAACCCGGAAGCCGAAGAGAAAAAGATCGTGGTCGACATTGATTATCAAACCTTATCGTGCTACGAGGGAAAGAATGAGGTGTATTTTGCGCGCATTTCCAGCGGCGCACTGTATGATGCATGGGGCAATCCTGTGGATGCGTGGGCGACCCCGGTAGGCGAATTCCCGATCTGGCGGAAGGCGATCTCCTTGCCATTAAGCGGCGGAAGTACATCAGCAGGCTGGAGTCTGCCGGCCGTGGGGTGGGTCAGTTTATTCGTTGGCTCCGGTGTGGCCATCCATTCCACTTACTGGCACAACAACTATGGTGAACCTTCCTCTCGTGGTTGTGTCAACGCCAGCCCGGAGGACGCAAAGTGGGTATTTCGCTGGTCTCAACCACTTGTATCTTACGACCCTGGGGATGTTACCGTGGAGATGCCGGGTGGAACCCGGGTGAGCGTTGAAAAGAAAGAGTTTTAG
- a CDS encoding SDR family oxidoreductase, whose product MSSPILVIGALGNVGTEVVKQILSRGGKVRAADMDVNKLRKHFGEAVETVRFDFTDPSTFEETFRGVKRMFYMRPPHITNIQRDMVPSMDAAKRAGITHVVFLSLIGIENTTYVPHYKVETYLKAINMQTTFLRCSFFMQNLNTTHRREIKERNEIFVPVGKAKTAFIDARDIGAVAAVALLEDGHAGRNYDLTGSERLDYWEVARTMSEVLGRKITYRNPNPLYFLLETMRRSTPFMFALVMTGLYTSTRFGMAEPITDEVERLTGHNPITFRQYVMDYKDAWK is encoded by the coding sequence ATGTCATCCCCCATATTGGTAATCGGTGCGCTTGGAAATGTCGGCACGGAAGTCGTTAAGCAGATACTCTCCAGAGGTGGAAAAGTCCGTGCGGCGGATATGGATGTGAACAAACTCAGGAAGCATTTTGGCGAAGCGGTTGAAACAGTTCGCTTTGATTTCACCGATCCATCCACTTTTGAAGAAACCTTTCGAGGTGTGAAGCGCATGTTTTACATGCGTCCGCCGCACATCACGAATATCCAGCGTGATATGGTTCCTTCGATGGATGCCGCCAAACGCGCGGGTATAACCCACGTGGTATTTCTCTCCCTGATCGGGATCGAGAACACGACATATGTTCCCCACTATAAAGTGGAGACCTATTTGAAGGCAATCAACATGCAAACGACCTTTTTGCGTTGCAGTTTCTTCATGCAGAATCTGAACACCACCCATCGTAGGGAGATCAAGGAAAGAAACGAGATTTTTGTGCCGGTGGGAAAGGCAAAGACTGCCTTTATCGATGCGCGTGACATCGGGGCAGTTGCAGCGGTGGCTTTACTGGAAGATGGACACGCCGGCAGGAACTACGACCTGACCGGCAGTGAACGCTTGGATTATTGGGAGGTAGCCAGGACCATGAGTGAGGTGTTGGGACGCAAGATCACCTATCGCAATCCCAACCCTTTGTACTTTCTGCTCGAAACGATGCGCCGTAGTACGCCTTTCATGTTTGCCCTGGTGATGACCGGGCTGTACACATCCACCCGCTTTGGGATGGCAGAACCGATAACCGATGAGGTCGAGCGATTAACCGGGCACAACCCCATCACCTTCAGACAGTATGTGATGGACTACAAAGATGCCTGGAAGTAA
- a CDS encoding CPBP family intramembrane metalloprotease, whose translation MNENLKTTRPALASPWIYFLATFIWSGVFGGLAILLDLSMETPTGLVLVLLAALGPMVTGIAFTYLTRDKEGRRDYWRRIIGFNRIPARWYLVILLFVPILNGLAALLDMLIGGTGGTWGETALNALTSPSSIIPSILFATLFPFIEELGWRGYVLDRLQEKHNALISSLILGIVWSVWHLPTFFIRDSYQASLGIGTPAFWLFFAGIIPLTFIFTWIYNNTNRSTLAVILFHAMVNFTGELFTLTERADNLTIGLWFVSALGITVIWGAKALVHEKKILAQTLPER comes from the coding sequence ATGAATGAAAACTTGAAAACCACGCGTCCTGCCCTCGCTTCCCCCTGGATATATTTCCTCGCGACTTTTATCTGGTCGGGAGTCTTCGGCGGGCTGGCGATCCTGTTGGACCTCAGCATGGAAACGCCCACCGGGCTTGTACTGGTCCTGCTCGCCGCCCTCGGACCGATGGTCACAGGAATTGCATTCACCTACCTCACGCGGGATAAAGAAGGCAGGCGGGATTACTGGAGGCGCATCATCGGCTTCAACCGCATCCCAGCCAGATGGTATCTGGTCATCCTCCTGTTCGTGCCCATCCTGAACGGGCTGGCGGCGCTTCTGGATATGTTGATCGGCGGCACAGGCGGGACCTGGGGGGAAACTGCTCTTAATGCACTCACGAGCCCATCATCCATCATCCCATCCATTCTGTTTGCGACGCTGTTTCCGTTCATCGAAGAACTGGGCTGGCGTGGCTATGTGTTGGATCGCTTGCAAGAGAAACATAATGCTTTGATCTCCAGCCTGATTCTGGGAATCGTATGGTCGGTGTGGCATTTGCCCACTTTCTTCATTCGGGATTCGTATCAGGCGAGTCTCGGTATTGGCACGCCCGCATTCTGGCTTTTCTTCGCCGGGATCATTCCTCTCACTTTTATCTTCACCTGGATCTACAACAACACAAACCGCAGTACGCTGGCTGTGATCCTATTCCATGCCATGGTCAATTTCACTGGTGAGTTATTCACGCTCACCGAACGTGCGGATAATTTGACCATCGGGTTGTGGTTCGTCTCGGCACTTGGCATCACTGTGATTTGGGGTGCAAAGGCACTCGTACACGAGAAGAAGATACTGGCGCAAACTTTGCCTGAGCGGTAA